In Promicromonospora sp. Populi, one genomic interval encodes:
- a CDS encoding alpha-hydroxy-acid oxidizing protein yields the protein MRNIGRTVQSSIYRNGVYGDRPVVPTSPDALADAARRRMTSTAWSYVAGGAGAQRTVEANQEAFGRYRIVPRQLVDVGQRSLATTLLGRELPAPVLFGPVGALELAVQHQRGRVFSGVSRGGRAGAPRNAEPALARAARDLGLPVVISSQASTPMEDTAAVLGDSPRWFQLYWSSDDAVVASFVARAEASGCEAIVVTLDTHVLGWRTQDLDRGYLPFARAEGIAQYLSDPEFQRLVEARVRGAESGSASGSATGSASSSTPGSASGSASGTAGETTASHRPTLAAVRALLSMARHHPGRTLRNLTAPHTRAAVETFLDVFSRSTLTWSDLAWLRERTTLPILVKGIQHPDDARAALDHGADGIIVSNHGGRQIDNAVASLDALGPVVDAVRAHQGGAGEVGAHGTDQGIDGAGTTRARVPVLFDSGIRTGADVFTALALGADAVLLGRPWVYGLALAGADGVRAVAEHVLAELDITMALAGVSSTEQIGRHNLAS from the coding sequence ATGCGCAATATCGGGCGGACAGTGCAGTCCTCGATCTACCGCAACGGTGTGTACGGCGACCGGCCGGTGGTCCCCACCAGCCCCGACGCCCTCGCCGACGCCGCCCGACGCCGGATGACGAGCACCGCCTGGTCCTATGTCGCCGGTGGTGCAGGTGCCCAGCGCACCGTCGAGGCGAACCAGGAGGCGTTCGGCCGGTACCGGATCGTCCCGCGGCAGCTCGTCGACGTCGGACAGCGCTCCCTGGCCACCACCCTGCTCGGACGCGAGCTGCCCGCCCCCGTGCTGTTCGGGCCGGTCGGGGCGCTGGAGCTGGCCGTGCAGCACCAGCGTGGCCGCGTCTTCTCCGGCGTCTCCCGCGGCGGCCGCGCCGGCGCCCCGCGCAACGCCGAGCCCGCGCTCGCCCGCGCCGCCCGAGACCTCGGCCTGCCCGTCGTCATCTCCTCCCAGGCCTCCACACCCATGGAGGACACCGCCGCGGTCCTCGGCGACAGCCCGCGCTGGTTCCAGCTCTACTGGTCGTCCGACGACGCCGTCGTCGCCTCCTTCGTAGCCCGCGCCGAGGCCAGCGGCTGCGAAGCCATAGTCGTCACCCTCGACACCCACGTGCTCGGCTGGCGCACCCAGGACCTCGACCGCGGCTACCTGCCGTTCGCCCGCGCCGAGGGCATCGCCCAGTACCTCAGCGACCCCGAGTTCCAGAGGCTCGTCGAGGCCCGCGTCCGGGGCGCGGAGTCCGGCTCGGCTTCCGGCTCTGCCACCGGTTCGGCGTCCAGCTCTACCCCCGGATCGGCTTCCGGCTCGGCCTCCGGAACGGCGGGCGAGACGACGGCGTCCCACCGGCCCACCCTCGCCGCCGTCCGCGCCCTGCTGTCCATGGCGCGGCACCACCCCGGCCGGACCCTGCGCAACCTCACCGCGCCGCACACCCGGGCCGCCGTAGAGACGTTCCTCGACGTCTTCTCCCGCTCCACCCTCACCTGGAGCGACCTCGCCTGGCTGCGCGAACGCACCACCCTGCCCATCCTCGTCAAGGGCATCCAGCACCCCGACGACGCCCGCGCCGCCCTCGACCACGGCGCCGACGGCATCATCGTGTCCAACCACGGCGGGCGACAGATCGACAACGCCGTCGCATCCCTCGACGCTCTTGGTCCCGTGGTGGACGCCGTGCGCGCGCACCAGGGCGGTGCGGGCGAGGTCGGTGCACACGGCACAGACCAGGGGATCGACGGCGCCGGCACGACCCGCGCCCGCGTGCCGGTGCTGTTCGACTCCGGGATCCGCACCGGCGCCGACGTCTTCACCGCCCTCGCCCTCGGCGCCGACGCCGTCCTCCTGGGCCGCCCCTGGGTCTACGGCCTCGCCCTCGCCGGAGCCGACGGTGTCCGCGCCGTCGCCGAGCACGTACTGGCCGAGCTGGACATCACGATGGCGCTCGCGGGCGTGTCCTCGACGGAGCAGATCGGGCGGCACAACCTCGCGTCATGA
- a CDS encoding alpha/beta fold hydrolase, with translation MPGSPEDALDWRTDHLLGEPFQEARLGPATLVRYPHPEDLGSPKAAVIHVHGYNDYFFQEHLARSFAAAGYAFYAVDLRAAGRSLEPDQIPHFVMDLREQATDIAAAARAVRSLEPGLPLVLHAHSTGGLTASLWAHAHRNAAGAAAGPDALVLDSPFLDLRAPQWQRTIGTRVLDTVGHLASTTIISDNPSRYAEHLLAANGGRWEFDTTLKRPEGLPGRVGWFVAVRRGQARIAAGLEIACPVLLARSDSSGPDQPDNPLLDAQDTVLDVQHMAALGPGLGHDVTELVVPGGVHDLSLSARGPREAYLDGMLKWTDSQVATAVGARDST, from the coding sequence GTGCCTGGTTCCCCGGAAGACGCGCTCGACTGGCGCACCGACCATCTGCTCGGCGAGCCGTTCCAGGAGGCCCGGCTCGGGCCGGCCACCCTGGTGCGGTACCCGCACCCGGAGGACCTCGGATCGCCCAAGGCCGCCGTCATCCACGTGCACGGCTACAACGACTACTTCTTCCAGGAACACCTGGCGCGTTCCTTCGCGGCCGCCGGTTACGCGTTCTACGCCGTCGACCTGAGGGCCGCAGGGCGGTCGCTGGAGCCCGACCAGATCCCGCACTTCGTGATGGATCTGCGCGAGCAGGCGACGGACATCGCCGCGGCCGCCCGGGCCGTGCGATCCCTGGAGCCGGGCCTGCCGCTCGTGCTGCACGCCCACTCGACGGGCGGGCTCACGGCCTCCCTGTGGGCCCACGCCCACCGCAACGCGGCGGGGGCCGCCGCCGGACCCGACGCGCTGGTGCTCGACTCACCGTTCCTCGACCTGCGGGCTCCGCAGTGGCAGCGCACGATCGGGACGCGGGTGCTGGACACCGTCGGGCATCTGGCCTCCACCACGATCATCAGCGACAACCCGTCCCGGTACGCCGAGCACCTGCTCGCGGCGAACGGCGGTCGGTGGGAGTTCGACACGACGCTCAAGCGCCCCGAGGGCCTGCCGGGCCGGGTCGGGTGGTTCGTCGCCGTGCGACGGGGTCAGGCCCGGATCGCCGCCGGGCTGGAGATCGCGTGCCCCGTGCTGCTCGCGCGGTCCGACTCGTCCGGCCCCGACCAGCCCGACAACCCGCTGCTCGACGCGCAGGACACGGTGCTCGACGTGCAGCACATGGCCGCCCTCGGGCCGGGGCTGGGTCACGACGTCACGGAGCTCGTCGTCCCGGGCGGGGTGCACGACCTCTCGCTGTCGGCCCGCGGGCCGCGCGAGGCGTACCTCGACGGCATGTTGAAATGGACGGACAGCCAGGTCGCCACCGCCGTCGGCGCCCGAGACAGCACGTAA
- a CDS encoding sigma-70 family RNA polymerase sigma factor: MKDPGDTGSSDTTSSTGNSASTSSTRLDDAALGRLRPLAFTVAYRMLGSVAEAEDVVQEALTRVSQAEGLRNPDAFVTTVTTRIAIDVLRSARVRRESYVGAWLPEPLVGPLPSGLPSGLPVAMATAPPDAAAHAELADDLSTAFLVLLETLTPTERAAFLLHDVLGFPHSDAADVIGTSEVAARQLVSRARRRIARQRGDVVEGVQPARQTGDRARADQLVAKFLATCEDGEVDPLLELLAQDVVLTGDGGGKVPPGMSISRPIAGREKIARLLAGFMHRGAPLHFEHALVGGEPGLLIVADDVVGGGLVGTWSFEVSDGVIAGIRGVINPEKLRHLGPLADLDRLQASLKSARLENARLKGTRANRHDQ; the protein is encoded by the coding sequence ATGAAGGATCCCGGCGACACGGGCAGTTCTGACACCACGAGCAGCACCGGCAACAGCGCCAGCACGAGCAGCACCCGCCTCGACGATGCCGCCCTCGGCCGGCTCCGCCCCCTGGCGTTCACCGTTGCCTACCGGATGCTCGGCAGCGTCGCGGAGGCCGAGGACGTGGTGCAGGAGGCACTGACGCGCGTGTCGCAGGCGGAGGGGCTGCGCAACCCGGACGCGTTCGTCACCACCGTGACGACCCGGATCGCCATCGACGTGCTGCGTTCGGCGCGGGTTAGGCGTGAGTCGTACGTGGGTGCGTGGCTGCCGGAGCCCCTGGTGGGTCCGCTTCCGTCGGGCCTGCCGTCGGGCCTTCCGGTCGCGATGGCGACGGCGCCGCCCGACGCCGCGGCGCACGCCGAGCTCGCCGATGATCTCTCGACGGCATTCCTGGTGCTCCTGGAGACGCTCACCCCGACGGAGCGCGCGGCGTTCCTGCTGCACGACGTGCTCGGTTTTCCGCACAGCGACGCCGCCGACGTCATCGGTACGAGCGAGGTCGCCGCGCGTCAGCTGGTGTCGCGGGCGAGACGACGGATCGCGCGGCAGCGCGGCGACGTCGTCGAAGGTGTGCAGCCCGCCCGGCAGACAGGTGACAGGGCCCGTGCCGACCAGCTCGTGGCCAAGTTTCTCGCGACGTGCGAGGACGGCGAGGTGGACCCGTTGCTGGAGCTGCTCGCGCAGGACGTCGTCCTGACGGGTGACGGCGGCGGGAAGGTGCCGCCGGGCATGTCGATCTCCCGGCCCATCGCCGGCCGCGAGAAGATCGCGCGGCTGCTGGCGGGCTTCATGCATCGTGGCGCGCCCCTCCACTTCGAGCACGCGCTGGTGGGCGGTGAGCCCGGCCTGCTCATCGTGGCGGACGACGTGGTGGGTGGCGGCCTGGTGGGTACGTGGTCGTTCGAGGTGTCCGACGGCGTGATCGCGGGCATCCGGGGCGTGATCAACCCCGAGAAGCTGCGGCACCTGGGGCCGCTCGCCGACCTCGACCGGCTTCAGGCGTCGCTGAAGAGCGCTCGGCTGGAGAACGCCCGGTTGAAGGGCACCCGGGCGAACCGGCACGACCAGTAG
- a CDS encoding DUF222 domain-containing protein, whose translation MPPARSIEDALARMDDVVGELADLVGPDALNGWNAPGFSLLTSAHTRIRRLTARLDGMRYTLLTKIEDDGSWRSGGMSRTFTSWLRVREGVAAATARKDVTTARRLATALPATRERLVAGELGADHARVMTEVAPTSATREDALAWLIDTRTGEPTTPELFVQTVTVDLPDPADDPDGARTREQITVVLEGAIAEGSLVTGEGLVLREAGSLNADQFRILARRFATVTDPDADDEDDDKAAKGEYLDLSRTLGGYHLEGFLTDEHGLLLSTAINAVMGAPAAEDSRTPAQRRAQAVADVARMVLDTNAASPGASIPPHLNVTVSWTELVSQVTRTRDGLCVACGQVSPGRVKRAGPGLLSAGGPVFTETGGRAPSALVRRLACDSAITRVVFGPDGAVLDVGRAQRTVTGQMRRAVIARDQHCVYPGCDQPPSRCEVHHAVTHWADGGATSVANSALLCWHHHQLVDARGITMRWAGPLAPASSGHSSRPAGSSPTLVASASACPRRSRRCPQWRLRPASRQWIHRPRPPELLTADQLTGRSARVRRGT comes from the coding sequence GTGCCTCCTGCGCGATCGATCGAAGACGCGCTGGCCCGGATGGACGACGTCGTGGGCGAGCTCGCAGACCTCGTCGGTCCCGACGCCCTGAACGGGTGGAACGCCCCGGGCTTCTCCCTGCTGACGTCGGCGCACACCCGGATCCGCCGCCTGACGGCACGGCTGGACGGGATGCGCTACACGCTGCTGACCAAGATCGAGGACGACGGGTCGTGGCGGTCGGGCGGCATGTCGCGCACCTTCACGTCGTGGCTCCGCGTGCGCGAGGGCGTGGCGGCGGCGACCGCGCGCAAGGACGTGACGACCGCGCGCAGGCTGGCCACGGCGCTGCCCGCGACACGCGAGCGCCTGGTCGCGGGGGAGCTGGGGGCCGACCATGCCCGGGTGATGACCGAGGTGGCACCCACCAGCGCGACGCGCGAGGACGCGCTCGCCTGGCTGATCGACACTCGCACCGGTGAGCCGACCACGCCCGAGCTGTTCGTGCAGACCGTCACCGTCGATCTGCCCGACCCTGCAGACGATCCAGATGGCGCCCGCACCCGGGAGCAGATCACGGTGGTGCTGGAGGGCGCGATCGCCGAGGGATCCCTCGTGACCGGGGAGGGCCTCGTGCTGCGTGAGGCGGGCTCGCTGAACGCCGACCAGTTCCGCATCCTGGCGCGCCGGTTCGCCACCGTGACCGACCCGGACGCGGACGACGAGGACGACGACAAGGCGGCCAAGGGCGAGTACCTCGACCTCTCGCGGACCTTGGGCGGCTACCACCTCGAGGGGTTCCTGACCGACGAGCACGGTCTGCTGCTGTCCACCGCGATCAACGCGGTCATGGGCGCTCCCGCCGCGGAGGACTCCAGGACACCTGCCCAGCGCCGGGCGCAGGCCGTGGCGGACGTAGCCCGCATGGTCCTCGACACCAACGCGGCTTCGCCGGGTGCGTCGATTCCACCGCACCTCAACGTCACGGTGTCCTGGACCGAGCTCGTCAGCCAGGTCACGCGCACCCGCGACGGGCTCTGCGTCGCCTGTGGGCAGGTGTCACCCGGCCGGGTGAAGCGAGCGGGACCGGGGCTGCTGTCCGCCGGCGGTCCGGTCTTCACCGAGACCGGCGGTCGGGCGCCAAGCGCGCTGGTGCGCCGCCTGGCCTGCGACAGCGCGATCACTCGCGTGGTGTTCGGGCCTGACGGCGCGGTGCTCGACGTCGGCCGCGCCCAGCGGACCGTGACCGGGCAGATGCGCCGTGCGGTCATCGCCCGCGACCAACATTGTGTCTACCCCGGCTGCGACCAGCCACCTTCGCGCTGCGAGGTGCACCATGCCGTGACGCACTGGGCTGACGGGGGTGCGACGTCCGTGGCGAACAGCGCGCTGCTGTGCTGGCACCACCACCAGCTGGTCGACGCGCGCGGCATCACCATGCGCTGGGCCGGCCCGCTGGCTCCGGCGTCGTCGGGACACTCGTCGAGACCGGCTGGGTCTTCACCGACGCTCGTGGCAAGCGCATCAGCCTGCCCGAGGCGGTCGAGGCGCTGCCCTCAGTGGCGGCTCCGCCCGGCGAGCCGCCAGTGGATCCACCGGCCGCGGCCGCCTGAGCTGCTGACAGCGGATCAGCTGACAGGTCGGTCGGCGCGTGTCCGGAGGGGGACTTGA
- a CDS encoding iron chaperone, whose translation MDELTEYIASLDGSARDAVEHVRARALALVPDAEEGLSYGMAALRYRGSPLISAQVTAKHIGLYPFSPAAIEALAPDLVGFSTSKGTVRFTPEQPLPDDVLDRLILLRRDEIDAMRTR comes from the coding sequence ATGGACGAGCTCACCGAGTACATCGCCAGCCTGGACGGCTCCGCACGGGACGCGGTCGAGCACGTGCGGGCACGGGCGCTCGCTCTGGTACCCGATGCCGAGGAGGGTCTCAGCTACGGCATGGCAGCGCTGCGCTATCGCGGCAGCCCGCTCATCTCGGCGCAGGTCACGGCGAAGCACATCGGGCTCTACCCGTTCAGCCCGGCGGCGATCGAGGCCCTGGCACCGGACCTGGTGGGCTTCTCGACCTCGAAGGGCACCGTCCGGTTCACGCCGGAGCAACCGCTGCCCGACGACGTCCTCGACCGCCTCATACTGCTCCGCCGGGACGAGATCGACGCCATGCGCACCCGGTGA
- a CDS encoding MFS transporter produces MTDAPRRPDAPDSGSTSAPQSPPAPTMGLELQEGVRIPRRQVISWALWDWGTQPFNTVILTFVFTAAYLTTESFLDPAVAALGPGDPAYQRGLADLTSGVGLWNTLAGILILVLAPVLGQRADATGRRKAWLAGGTVGMVLCMLALWFVEADPAYFVLGAALIGLGSVLNEIAGVNYNAMMVSVATPKTVGKVSGLGWGLGYVGGILALLFVLVARAADWWGMPTDNGLAFRVIAVGCALWTLAFAWQVLAFVPELPPTKGRAKVGFFASYVVLFRDVQGLWRNARRTFWFLLASAVFRDGLSGVFAFGAIIGGVSFGFSADQVIVFGIAANLVAGVSTILVGFADDRFGPRSVILSTLSIIVVAGLAVVFLRDLGPIVYWVGGLILSACVGPAQAASRSYLARVTPAGKESEIFGLYATTGRATSWMSSLLWTITIAATGATIWGTLGIVAVVLFGLVLMWFVREAPSPTDAVAD; encoded by the coding sequence ATGACCGACGCCCCCCGCCGACCCGACGCACCGGATTCCGGATCGACGAGTGCCCCGCAGAGCCCACCAGCCCCGACGATGGGCCTGGAGCTGCAGGAGGGCGTGCGGATCCCACGCCGTCAGGTGATCTCCTGGGCGCTCTGGGACTGGGGGACGCAGCCGTTCAACACGGTGATCTTGACGTTCGTGTTCACGGCGGCATACCTGACCACGGAGTCGTTCCTTGACCCGGCGGTCGCGGCGCTGGGTCCGGGTGACCCCGCCTACCAGCGCGGCCTCGCTGACCTGACCAGCGGGGTGGGCCTGTGGAACACCCTGGCCGGCATCCTCATCCTCGTCCTCGCCCCCGTGCTGGGGCAGCGCGCGGACGCCACCGGCCGGCGCAAGGCGTGGCTCGCCGGCGGCACGGTCGGCATGGTGCTGTGCATGCTCGCGCTGTGGTTCGTCGAGGCTGACCCGGCCTACTTCGTGCTCGGCGCCGCCCTGATCGGCCTGGGCAGCGTGCTCAACGAGATCGCCGGCGTGAACTACAACGCCATGATGGTCTCCGTCGCCACGCCGAAGACTGTCGGCAAGGTGTCCGGGCTCGGCTGGGGCCTGGGCTACGTGGGCGGCATCCTGGCGCTCCTGTTCGTGCTCGTCGCCAGGGCCGCCGACTGGTGGGGCATGCCCACCGACAACGGCCTCGCCTTCCGCGTGATCGCCGTGGGCTGCGCCCTCTGGACGTTGGCGTTCGCCTGGCAGGTCCTGGCCTTCGTGCCGGAGCTGCCGCCCACCAAGGGCCGCGCCAAGGTGGGGTTCTTCGCCAGCTACGTGGTGCTGTTCCGCGACGTGCAGGGCCTCTGGCGCAACGCGCGCCGCACCTTCTGGTTCCTGCTGGCCAGCGCCGTGTTCCGCGACGGACTGAGCGGCGTCTTCGCGTTCGGCGCGATCATCGGCGGCGTGAGCTTCGGCTTCTCTGCCGACCAGGTGATCGTCTTCGGTATTGCCGCCAACCTCGTGGCCGGGGTCAGCACCATTCTCGTGGGCTTCGCCGACGACCGCTTCGGGCCCCGCTCCGTCATTCTCAGCACGCTCAGCATCATCGTCGTCGCCGGGCTCGCCGTCGTGTTCCTGCGTGATCTCGGCCCGATCGTCTACTGGGTGGGCGGGCTGATCCTGTCGGCCTGCGTAGGCCCCGCTCAGGCCGCGTCCCGGTCGTACCTCGCCCGCGTGACGCCGGCGGGCAAGGAGTCCGAGATCTTCGGCCTCTACGCCACCACCGGCCGCGCCACGTCCTGGATGTCGAGCCTCCTGTGGACCATCACCATCGCCGCCACCGGCGCGACCATCTGGGGCACGCTCGGGATCGTCGCCGTCGTTCTCTTCGGTCTTGTGCTGATGTGGTTCGTGCGGGAAGCGCCGTCGCCGACTGACGCCGTCGCCGACTGA